GCGACGGACTACCCGCTCCTCACCTTCGACCGCACGCTCCGGGAGCTGCGCGCCCTCGGGGTCTCCGACACCGCCTACCGCAAGATCGTGCGCGACAACGCGCTGCGCGCCTTCGGCCTGGAGCGCTGAGGGTGGACACCGGCGCACACGACACCTCCGGCGCGACCGTGGCCGGCCGCGGCCTCGCCTGCGCCTACCAGCCCCTGGAGATCCCATGACGGCCCCCCTGCGACTCACGAGCGAGGACGGCATCGCGACGATCACCCTCGCCCAGCCCGAGCGCCTGAACGCGCTGAGCCTCCCCATGCTCGAGGCCCTCGTCGAGGCGCTCGACACCGTCGCGCGCGGTGGCGACCGCGTCCTCGTGCTCGCCGCCGAAGGGCGCGCCTTCTGCGCCGGCGCCGACCGCAGCGAGATGATCGAGCGCAAGCCCGCCGAGTGGGCGCCGATCGTCGCGCGCTACCTCGAGCCCGTGCGCCGGATCGCCGATCTCGACATCCCGGTGATCGCGCGCCTCCAGGGCGACACGGTCGGGGGCGGCTTCGGGCTCGCGATCGCCTGCGACTTCCGGGTGGCCGCCGAGGGGATCCGCCTCGGTGCGCCCTTCGTGCGGATCGGGCTCGCCGGCTGCGACATGGCGGCCGGCTACTACCTGCCGCGCCTGATCCCGCTCGGCGCGGCCACCGAGATGATGATGACCGGCCGGCTCGTGCGCGCCGACGAGGCGCTGGCGCTCGGGCTCGTGCACCGCGTGGCGCCGGCGGCGCAGCTCGACGGGGCGGTCGCCGAGCTGGCCACGCAGCTCCGCAACGGCCCGCCGATCGCGCTCGCCTTCACCAAGCGCGCGATCCGCCGCTCGCTCGACCTCGATCGGAACGCCGAGTTCGACTACGAGGTCTTCGCCCAGGTGCAGTGCATCCAGACCGAGGACCACCGCGAAGGCGTGCGCGCCTTCTTCGACGAGAAGCGCGCCCCCGCCTTCCAGGGGCGCTGAGATGGCCGAGCCCGACTTCTACCTCTCGCCCGAGCAGCGCGAGCTCCAGCGCGCGCTGCGCGAGTTCGTCGCGAAGGAGATCGCGCCCATCGCGGCCCGCTGCGACGCCGAGGAACGCTTTCCGGTGTCGATCTTCCCGAAGCTCGGCACGCTCGGGTACCTGGGCCTGCGCTTCCCGGAGGCCGTGGGGGGAGCGGGGGGCTCGAACCTCGACTACGCGATCCTGTGCGAGGAGCTCGCCTACGGCTCCGCCGGCATCGCGCTCGGCGTCTACGTGCACATGGCGCTCGCCTGCGCGGCGCTCGAGGCCTTCGGCAGCGAGGCGCTGAAGCAGGCCTGGCTGCCGCCCGCCCTGCGCGGCGAGCGGATCGGGGCCTGGGCCTTCGCCGAGGCCGGCGCGGGCTCCGACGCGGGGAGCGTGGCGACGCGCGCCGTCGCCGACGGCGGCGACTACGTCCTGAACGGCGCGAAGCTCTTCATCACGAACGGGCCGATCGCCGACTTCCTCGTCGTGGTGGCCTCCACCGCCCCCGAGCGCAAGCTCAAGGGCCTCTCGCTCTTCCTCGTCGAGCGCGACCGGCCGGGCTTCCGCGTGGCGGGCACCCTCGCGAAGCTCGGCGTGCGGGCCTCGGAGATGGCCGAGCTCGTCTTCGAGGACTGCCGCGTGCCCGGCGCCCACCGGATCGGCCGCGAGCACCACGGCTTCCTCGACGCCCTGCGCACGCTGACCCTCGGCCGGATCGCCTCGGCGGCCTTCGCCACGGGCGTGGCCCGCGCGGCCTTCGAAGCCACCCGCGCCCATGCCGGCGAGCGCGTGCAGTTCGGGCAGCCGATCGCGTCGTTCCAGGCCGTGCGCTTCGGCATCGCGGACATGGCGGTGCGGATCGAGGCGGCGCGCCTGCTCTGCCACCGCGCCGCGCTCGCGGCCGACCGCGGCCTCCCCCACGGCCGCGAGGCGAGCATGGCGAAGCTCTATGCCACCGAGGCGTGTACGCAGATCGCCGAGCGCGCGCTCCACTACCACGGGGCGGCGGGCTTCCTGGCGGACTCGCCGATCCAGCGCCTCTACCGCGACTGCAAGGTGTTCGAGCTCGGCGAAGGCTCGAGCGAGCTCCAGCGCGAGATGATCGCGCGGGAGCTCGGGATGTAGCCGAGCCCCCGGGTGCGGAGCCCGGCCCGCCGAGCCCACGAGGGAGGTCGCCATGACCAACGGAAAGAGAACCCTGCTCCTGGCTTGTGCGGTGCTCGCTGCCTCGGGGCTCGGCTTCGGGCGCTGCCGGGACGGCGCCGCGATCCTGCACCCCCGCGACGGCGCCGTGCTCGAGCACGCGGGCGACGTCCGGGTGGTGATCGCGCTCGGCCCGCCCCGCGTCCCGACGCCGCCCTTCGAGGTCTCCCTGCGGGCCGGATCCGGACCGGCGACCGACGTCACGGACCAGTTCACGGTCCACGGGCCGCTCGCCAAGGCGCGCCTGCGTTCGGGCCTGCTCGGACAGGGCCCCCACACGCTCCTCCTCGACGCCGACCTCGACCGCGACGGCGTCCCGGAGACCCACCGCGAAGCCCGCTTCACCTACCGCCCGGGCTTCCGCGCGGCGGCCTGCGCCAGGCGGATCACGCCCATCGCGGGCGTGAACCACTCGGACCCCGTCTACATCGCCGGCTTCGACCAGAACCGGCCCGCCACCGGCGTCCACGACGACACCTGGGCGCGGGGGGTCGTGCTCGAGGATGCGGGGATCAAGCTCGCCCTCGTGACCCTCGACGTGGTCGGCTACTTCCACAACGAGGTCCTGGCGGCCCGGAGCCTCGTGGACCCGGCCCTCGGCTTCGACGCCATCTTCGTGACCAGCACCCACACCCACGAGTCGGCCGACACGCTCGGGCTCTGGGGCCCCAACCTCTTCACGCCGGGTGTCGACTTCGGATACCTGGACTTCGTCAACCAGCAGATCGCCGACTGCGTGAGCGAGGCTTCGACGCGGCTCACGCCCGCCAAGATCAAGTTCGCGACGGGATCGACGAGAGGTGCCTCGCTGCCGCCCCACCCGGATCTCGTGCGCGACACCAAGATCCTCGAGGCACTCACGATCGACCTCGCACCGATCGGCCGGGAGGGAACGATCGTCGTCCAGGGCGACGACGGGCAGGAGTTCACCAACCCGACGGTGCCCTCCTTCCAGATCCGCGAGCGCCGGGAGCACGGAGCGCACGGCCGGCGGCGCGGGGCGCGCGCGCCGGGGCCGGGGCCCCACCCCGAGCGCGAGGTGATCGCGACCCTCGTGAACTTCGCCAGCCACCCGGAGGCCCTGGGCGGGGACAACACGCTCGTGAGCTCCGACTTCCCGCACTACACGCGAGAGGTCCTGGAGGCCCGCTACGGTGGGACCGCGATCCACATGAGCGCCGACGTGGGCGTGCTCCAGAGCCCGCGGGTCGACCTCGCCGACCCGGCGAACCCCGGGCACGAGATCCCGTACAACACCTTCGCGTTCGCCGAGCGGATGGGGACGTTGCTCGCCGAGCGGGCCGCCGAGGCGCTCGACGCGAGCCACGACTGGCTCGGGGCGCCGGAGATCGAGCTGCGCACGGTCGCGCCCGTCCAGGTCCCGATCGAGAACCCCGGCATGGCGCTCCTCGGCGGCTTCGGGCTCCTCGGGCGGCGGCGGGTCACGCCGGCACCCGGACAGGGACCCTTCGACGTGGCCTTCCTGAGCGAGGTCCACGTGCTGCGGATCGGGCCGGCGCAGGTCGTGCTGACCCCGAACGAACTCGACCCCCAGATCGGCGACGGCTACCGCGCGCTCATGACGCGGGCCGAGCACCGCTTCGTGGCGGGACTCGCCAACGACGAGCTCGGCTACCAGATGCCCGAGGAGAAGTTCAACCCGACCTGCTTCCTGTGCTTCGCCGAGGCCGTCCTCGGGGACCCGGAGTCGTGCCCCCTCTTCGACACGCTCGACTGCGGCACCGTCTTCCTGAACAACATCGGCCCGGGGACCGACCCGCTCTTCCGGGGCCTCCTCGAGCCCCTGCTCGAGGAGACGAACGAGTGAAGGCACGGCCCCGGACGCACGGGCCTCCCGGCACCCGGCTCCGGCTCCGGCTCCTCGCCCTCGCTGCCGCGCTGCTCTCCGGGCCGGCGGCGGCCCGGGCCCATCTGGCCTACGGAGCGGAGGGCCTGCGGGAGCTGGCCGCGCGCTGCGACCTGGCGGTGGTCGTCGAGTTCGAAGGGCCGCGCCGGCAGGGGCGCGCCGGCGACGGCTCGCAGAGCCACGAGGTCTTCCCCGTGAAGGTCCTGTCGACGCTCTTCGGTGTGGCACCGTCGCCGCACCTCGAAATCACGTCGCACGCCGAGGGCTCCCCGGGCTTCGCGGCGGGCGAGCGCGCGCTCCTCTTCCTCGAGCACCTCGCGAGCCCGCTCGAGCGGGCCGGCAGCTTCTCGCTCGCCTCGCTCCAGGACCCCCGCCAGGAGTGGCGGCTCGGTCCCCACGGCGACGAGCTCGTCGCCGTCGTGCGCGAGTACCTGGCGCTCCGCGGGGCGCAGGGAAGCGAGGGCACGGCCCGCTTCCGGGCGATCCTCCTGCGCGAGCTGCGCGCGGCCGACCCCCGGCTTCGCGAGGACGCGCTTCGCGAGTGGATCCGCCTCGGGCGGGCTCCCCTCCTCCAGGACCCCGGGGAGATGGCTCCCTTCGCCGCGCTGGTGCCGGCGCTCCCGGTGGCCGAGGGCATCGTCCTCGCCGGCCTCCTCGAGCGGCAGGGGGGCTTCGAGCCCGCGCCCCACCTGCTCGCCCTCACCGGCCAGCCGCTCGCGCCGGGCGAGCGCGCCGCCCTGACGCGCGCCGCCGGCCGCTCGCGCGATCCCCGGCTCTCCCGCTGGCTCGCCGGGGAGCTCGGCGACCCCGATCCCCTCGTCCGCCGCGATGCGGCAGCGGCCCTGGGCGAGCCGTGGCACGGACAGCAGGTTCCGGCGCTGGCCGCGGCAACGGGCGATCCCGACGAGCGTGTCGCGCGAGCGGCGCTGCGCGCGCTCGCCCAGATCGGCAGCGAGCCGGCGCGGGCCGTCCTGCAGGACGCCGCTGCGAGCGGCGTGGAGCCGATCCGGCGCTTCGCCGCGGCCGAGCTGCGGAGAGCGAGCCTGGAGGGCGGCCTGCCGCCTCCCGCGCCGGGCACCCGCTGAAGGGACGCGGCCCTCTCACGGGGCGCACCTCCGGTATGACGAACGTCATATTCCGCCCGGGCCCACGGTCCTAGCGTGCTCGTCGCACCCTGGGACGCAGCGGCGTGCCCGCGATTGCCGAGGGCGCCCTCGGGTGTTCCGCAGGAGGCGATCCCATGGAAGCGCGCAACCGGATCCGTCCCCTCGTCGCGCTGCGCGCCATGCGCAAGCTCGTCGACAACCCGGACGACACGGCGCAGGCGATCGTGGTGGTCGGGGCGCTCGCCGGGAACTCGGGCAAGCGCCTCTTCCAGCGCTTCCGCCGCTCGCCGCGCTCCGCGGCGATCCTGCGCGAACGCCGCGACCTCTACGCGATCCTGAGCGACCTCGACCGCCTGCGCGCGATGCCGCCGGGATCGCTCGGCCGGGCGATCGGCGATTGGTTCGCGCGCGAGCAGATCGGCGCGCAGGGCCTCGCGCAGGCCGCCGGGATGGCGCGCTCGCAGCTCGGCATGGCGGACCCGGCCGGCGACGACGAGCGCGTCTTCACGACGCGGCTCCTCAACATGCACGACATCTTCCACGTGCTCGCGGGCTACGACCGCGACCTGCGCGGCGAAGCCGCGGTGCTCGCCTTCACGCTGCCCCAGACGCGGAGCCCGGGCATCGCCTACCTCGTCGCGCGCATCCTCTGGGGAGCGGGCTGGCGCTCCGACATGGGCCGGCTGGTGCGCCAGGGCTTCCAGCGCGGCCGGCGTGCGGCGTGGCTCGTCGACCAGGACTGGGAAGCGCTCCTCGAGCGCCCGATCGACGAGATCCGCCGCGAGCTCGCCGTCGGCGAGCCGCCCGCGTACGAGCAGGTGCGCTCGGCGGGCGCGCCGGTGCTGCGGGCGAGCTGAGCCAGCCGGAGCCTCGCGGGCGCGCCCGCGCCGCGGCCCTCCCGTCCGGACCCGACGGCAGGCCGTGTGCACGGCGAGTACCCTCCGCCGCACCATGAGCCCCCCGGACCGTCCCGATCCCGAGCAGATGCGGGTGCTGGCCGGCCTCCCCCCGGCGCGCAAGCTCGAGATCGCGCGGCGCCTGCGCGAGGAGGCGCTGGCCCTGAAGGAGGCCTGGCTGCGCCAGCAGCATCCGGGCGAGGACGACGCGTCGATCCAGCGGCGGCTCCGCGCCTGGCAGCTCCATGGCAGCGCCCGGCTGGATTGAGCTCTTCGTCGAGCGCCTCGAGGCGCTCGACCTGCCGTACATGGTGACCGGCTCGGTCGCTTCGATGATCTACGGCGAGCCACGCCTGACGCTCGACGTGGACATCGTCCTCGACCTCGGCGCCGAGCGCGCCGCGGACCTCCTCGCCGCCTTCCCGGACTCCGAGTTCTACCGCCCCCCCCTCGAGGTGCTGCGTCTCGAGTGCGCGCGGCCGGCGCGAGGACACTTCAACCTGATCCACCACGCGAGCGGGATGAGGGCGGACGTCTACCTGGCCGCGCGCGACCCCCTGCGCCGCTGGGGGCTCGCGCATCGGCGCCGGGTCGGGCTCGGCGAGGGACAGCTCGCCCTGGCGCCACCCGAGTACGTGATCCTGCGGAAGCTCGAGTTCTGGCGCGAGGGCAGCTCGGAGAAGCACCTCCGCGACGTGCGCGCCATGCTGGCGGCAGGCCTGGAGCTCGACCGCGCCTTCCTGGACACCGAGCTGCGACAGCGCGGCCTGGAGGAGGCCTGGCAGCGGGTGCTCGAGGCGAGCTGAGGAGGTTGCCGGGCGTCGTCGCCCGCGGAGCGCGACGCGCGAGGAGGGGCCCGCGGCGCGAAGCGCTTCAGCGCGGCTGGCGGAAGCGCGTGCCCGGCGCGGGCGGGTCGGCGGGGGCCCCGGCGAAGCACTGCGCGATCGCCATCCAGCGCCGGGCGCTCTCGCCGGTCGCGACGAGCTGCGTGTCGCCGATGCTCCGGACCTGCGTCACGACCTGGCAGAACGCGGTGGCGTCGCCCTCCACGCGCGAGGCCGACCCGGGATCGTTCCACTCCCAGCTGGCGCCCGAGGGCGCGCGCAGGCGCACGTAGGGCACCTCGGCCGGGACCTCGAGCTTGCGGTTGACGAAGGTCCAGCGGAAGGTGCCGACCCCGAGCTGCGCGATGTTCCGGATCCGGTCGGTGTCGGTGCGCTCGGCGCCGAGCACGTCGTAGACCTCCTGGCCGTGGGCCCACGTCTCCATGAGGCGCGCCGTGATGCTCGAGCGCACGCTCATGTCGGGCCCGGCCCAGCGCACGCGCGCCTTCGGGTCGGCGCTGCCGAAGTGCCGCGCGAGCTCGTGCGCGAAGCGGCGCCACTCCTCGAGCAGCGCGCGGCCGGCGAGGCCGGCGAGCCACTCGCGGCAGAGCTCCGGCAGCCGGCGCCCGGCCCCGATGCCCTGCGCGATCCCGGCGAAGAAGGCCTGGAAGGCCTCCGGGTCGCGCAGCGAGAGGTCGGCCGCCACGTTCCAGTGGTGGAGGTGCCCGACCACGTCGCCGATCGTGTAGCCGCGGAACTGGGTCTCGCGCTCGAAGTCGCGGTCGGCGAGCGGCGCGAGCAGCGCGTGGAGCGCCTCGCTCTCGGCGAGGAAGTCGGTGACCTGCTCGAACACGCTAGGGCTCCTGCTTCGCCCAGGCGGCGGGGCGGCGGCCCAGGAAGGCCGCCATGCCCTCGCGGGCCTCGTCGCCGGCGAAGAGCTCGCGCGAGAGCGCGCCCGTGTAGGCGAAGGCCTCCTCGTCGCGCATCGCCGGCACCTCGTAGACCAGGCGCTTGGCGGCGCCGAGCGCCTGGGGCCCTCCCTTGCGCAGGTCCGCGAGCACCTCGTCCACGGCCGCGTC
The sequence above is drawn from the Deltaproteobacteria bacterium genome and encodes:
- a CDS encoding enoyl-CoA hydratase-related protein, which encodes MTAPLRLTSEDGIATITLAQPERLNALSLPMLEALVEALDTVARGGDRVLVLAAEGRAFCAGADRSEMIERKPAEWAPIVARYLEPVRRIADLDIPVIARLQGDTVGGGFGLAIACDFRVAAEGIRLGAPFVRIGLAGCDMAAGYYLPRLIPLGAATEMMMTGRLVRADEALALGLVHRVAPAAQLDGAVAELATQLRNGPPIALAFTKRAIRRSLDLDRNAEFDYEVFAQVQCIQTEDHREGVRAFFDEKRAPAFQGR
- a CDS encoding acyl-CoA dehydrogenase family protein — its product is MAEPDFYLSPEQRELQRALREFVAKEIAPIAARCDAEERFPVSIFPKLGTLGYLGLRFPEAVGGAGGSNLDYAILCEELAYGSAGIALGVYVHMALACAALEAFGSEALKQAWLPPALRGERIGAWAFAEAGAGSDAGSVATRAVADGGDYVLNGAKLFITNGPIADFLVVVASTAPERKLKGLSLFLVERDRPGFRVAGTLAKLGVRASEMAELVFEDCRVPGAHRIGREHHGFLDALRTLTLGRIASAAFATGVARAAFEATRAHAGERVQFGQPIASFQAVRFGIADMAVRIEAARLLCHRAALAADRGLPHGREASMAKLYATEACTQIAERALHYHGAAGFLADSPIQRLYRDCKVFELGEGSSELQREMIARELGM
- a CDS encoding HEAT repeat domain-containing protein, with the translated sequence MKARPRTHGPPGTRLRLRLLALAAALLSGPAAARAHLAYGAEGLRELAARCDLAVVVEFEGPRRQGRAGDGSQSHEVFPVKVLSTLFGVAPSPHLEITSHAEGSPGFAAGERALLFLEHLASPLERAGSFSLASLQDPRQEWRLGPHGDELVAVVREYLALRGAQGSEGTARFRAILLRELRAADPRLREDALREWIRLGRAPLLQDPGEMAPFAALVPALPVAEGIVLAGLLERQGGFEPAPHLLALTGQPLAPGERAALTRAAGRSRDPRLSRWLAGELGDPDPLVRRDAAAALGEPWHGQQVPALAAATGDPDERVARAALRALAQIGSEPARAVLQDAAASGVEPIRRFAAAELRRASLEGGLPPPAPGTR
- a CDS encoding Coq4 family protein, with the protein product MEARNRIRPLVALRAMRKLVDNPDDTAQAIVVVGALAGNSGKRLFQRFRRSPRSAAILRERRDLYAILSDLDRLRAMPPGSLGRAIGDWFAREQIGAQGLAQAAGMARSQLGMADPAGDDERVFTTRLLNMHDIFHVLAGYDRDLRGEAAVLAFTLPQTRSPGIAYLVARILWGAGWRSDMGRLVRQGFQRGRRAAWLVDQDWEALLERPIDEIRRELAVGEPPAYEQVRSAGAPVLRAS
- a CDS encoding TIGR03084 family metal-binding protein; the encoded protein is MFEQVTDFLAESEALHALLAPLADRDFERETQFRGYTIGDVVGHLHHWNVAADLSLRDPEAFQAFFAGIAQGIGAGRRLPELCREWLAGLAGRALLEEWRRFAHELARHFGSADPKARVRWAGPDMSVRSSITARLMETWAHGQEVYDVLGAERTDTDRIRNIAQLGVGTFRWTFVNRKLEVPAEVPYVRLRAPSGASWEWNDPGSASRVEGDATAFCQVVTQVRSIGDTQLVATGESARRWMAIAQCFAGAPADPPAPGTRFRQPR